Proteins encoded together in one Marinithermus hydrothermalis DSM 14884 window:
- a CDS encoding phosphatidate cytidylyltransferase — protein sequence MESLSARVLSGALGLVGLFVVLWAGLPLVVPGLVFVLWLGTAELNAMLRRREVTLNLGLLRWGGVLMLVASMPQLHALYPQIPWREVALGLVLFSAFSYELVQGGNIHRFAFSVMAFLYLPWTLGYFLLLRYAPDGNLGLWTLTLPLVATFATDIGAYFIGRAFGRHKLAPTISPNKTIEGSVGGVLASIGALLGYTSLVKGVFPFGWVELLLVSLLLSLAAQLGDLTESMLKRYCGVKDSGEFLPGHGGLLDRMDSLLFSVPLTYYLWVIFA from the coding sequence GTGGAGTCCCTCAGCGCTAGGGTCCTTTCCGGGGCTCTGGGGCTCGTCGGGCTGTTCGTCGTGTTGTGGGCGGGGCTGCCGCTGGTTGTGCCGGGGCTTGTGTTCGTGCTGTGGTTGGGCACCGCGGAACTCAATGCGATGCTGCGCCGCCGCGAAGTGACGCTCAACCTGGGCCTGTTGCGGTGGGGGGGGGTGCTGATGCTGGTGGCCTCCATGCCTCAGCTGCACGCCCTCTACCCGCAGATCCCCTGGCGAGAGGTGGCTTTAGGCCTGGTTTTATTCAGCGCGTTTAGTTACGAGCTGGTGCAGGGCGGCAACATCCATCGCTTCGCGTTTAGCGTGATGGCCTTCCTGTACCTACCGTGGACGCTCGGGTACTTCCTCCTATTGCGGTACGCCCCGGACGGCAACCTGGGATTGTGGACGTTGACGTTGCCCCTCGTGGCCACATTCGCTACGGATATCGGGGCGTACTTCATCGGGCGGGCCTTCGGGCGGCACAAGCTCGCCCCCACGATCAGCCCAAACAAAACGATCGAAGGATCCGTCGGCGGGGTCCTTGCGTCCATCGGAGCGCTGCTCGGGTACACGAGCCTCGTAAAAGGCGTGTTTCCCTTCGGGTGGGTGGAGCTGCTCCTGGTGAGCCTCCTCCTCTCCCTCGCCGCCCAGCTCGGCGACCTCACGGAGTCCATGCTCAAGCGCTACTGTGGCGTGAAGGACTCCGGCGAGTTCCTCCCCGGCCACGGAGGGCTCCTCGACCGGATGGACAGCCTGCTCTTCAGCGTTCCCCTCACGTACTACCTGTGGGTGATCTTCGCATGA
- the proC gene encoding pyrroline-5-carboxylate reductase — protein MKLAFVGVGKMGRSLLEALLAAEFLPPESVGVLMRTPERTREVAARYGVVPLRLEELERAERVLIAVQPKDFTHLAPKIAHPNTGYLSIMAGVPTAVLARRLGTRRVVRAMPNLAATIRKSATALTAPREALEAGDLEFAFALFRTAGDVYELPEHLFDAFTGMTASAPAYFAIVAEALADGGVRMGIPRAQALAMAADVLVATGELLRLKHPAVLKDEVSSPGGTTIHGVAALERRGVRAAFIEAVEAATARGHALGEEE, from the coding sequence ATGAAGCTGGCCTTCGTCGGCGTGGGGAAGATGGGTAGAAGTCTGTTGGAAGCGCTCCTCGCGGCGGAGTTTTTGCCCCCGGAGTCGGTCGGCGTTCTCATGCGCACCCCGGAACGCACGCGCGAGGTGGCCGCCCGCTACGGGGTCGTGCCGCTCCGGTTAGAGGAACTCGAGCGCGCAGAACGCGTGCTCATCGCGGTGCAGCCGAAGGATTTTACGCACCTGGCTCCCAAGATCGCGCACCCAAACACGGGTTACCTCTCCATCATGGCGGGAGTCCCAACCGCTGTGCTTGCTCGGAGACTGGGAACCCGCCGAGTGGTGCGGGCCATGCCGAACCTGGCCGCGACGATCCGCAAAAGCGCCACTGCTCTCACCGCGCCCCGTGAGGCCCTCGAGGCCGGGGATCTGGAGTTCGCCTTCGCCCTGTTTCGTACGGCCGGGGACGTGTACGAGCTTCCGGAGCACTTGTTTGACGCCTTCACCGGTATGACCGCCTCCGCGCCCGCGTATTTTGCGATCGTCGCGGAAGCCCTCGCGGATGGCGGGGTACGCATGGGCATTCCGCGCGCCCAGGCCCTGGCGATGGCCGCGGATGTGCTGGTCGCGACCGGGGAGTTATTGCGCTTGAAGCACCCGGCGGTCCTTAAGGACGAGGTTTCCAGCCCGGGCGGCACCACGATTCACGGGGTCGCGGCCCTCGAGCGTCGGGGGGTGCGCGCGGCGTTTATTGAGGCGGTGGAAGCCGCGACGGCGCGCGGACACGCGTTGGGAGAGGAGGAATGA
- a CDS encoding amylo-alpha-1,6-glucosidase translates to MGGLYEQAVQVLRNNDRGGFTAPAQGLYPYQWLWDSGFNAMGWLHLDERRAWQELFSLFEGQWPDGMVPHIVFHKKQESYFPGPEVWGTVGRGCASSVITQPPILATAVRYLYEHARDHAFARESAKALYPRILAYHRWLYQARDPNRTGLVAVVHPWATGMDNSPAWDEPLRRVPTEGVPPYERKDLLYAKPEERPRKEEYDRYLWLLYFFRRLNFDQRAIFRESPFKVIDVGFNAILHRANQDLYALAVMLGEEPHEIQEWIVEAQVGFQALWDREDNFYYSLDLITGRRIRVKTSAGFLPLFAGIPGEGRARRLAEHFREWVRHVRYALPSVHPLEPSFEGTRYWRGPVWVNVNWMLAEAFWDYGYDDLAERLRNDTLELIRRFGFREYYHPKTGEGRGGKDFSWTAALALVWRLLTRDEDAPAA, encoded by the coding sequence ATGGGGGGGCTTTACGAGCAGGCGGTGCAGGTGCTTCGCAATAACGACCGCGGCGGCTTCACCGCGCCCGCGCAGGGTTTGTACCCGTACCAGTGGCTTTGGGACTCCGGGTTTAACGCGATGGGGTGGCTGCACCTGGACGAGCGTCGGGCGTGGCAGGAGTTGTTCTCCCTGTTCGAGGGGCAGTGGCCCGACGGGATGGTGCCGCACATCGTGTTTCACAAAAAGCAAGAGAGTTACTTTCCCGGCCCCGAGGTCTGGGGCACGGTCGGGCGGGGGTGCGCGAGCTCGGTGATCACCCAGCCGCCCATCCTGGCTACGGCCGTGCGTTACCTGTACGAGCACGCCCGGGATCACGCGTTCGCCCGGGAGTCGGCGAAGGCCTTGTACCCCAGGATCCTGGCGTACCACCGGTGGCTGTACCAGGCGCGCGACCCGAACCGCACCGGGCTGGTCGCGGTAGTGCACCCGTGGGCGACCGGGATGGACAACAGCCCCGCTTGGGATGAACCCCTCCGGCGCGTACCGACGGAAGGGGTGCCCCCGTACGAGCGCAAGGACCTGCTCTACGCCAAGCCGGAGGAGCGTCCCCGCAAGGAGGAGTACGACCGCTACCTCTGGCTTTTGTACTTCTTCCGCCGGCTGAACTTCGACCAGCGCGCCATCTTTCGCGAATCGCCCTTCAAGGTGATCGACGTGGGCTTCAACGCGATCCTGCACCGGGCGAACCAGGATCTGTACGCCCTTGCGGTCATGCTCGGGGAGGAGCCGCACGAGATCCAGGAGTGGATCGTGGAAGCCCAGGTGGGCTTCCAAGCCCTTTGGGACCGCGAGGACAACTTTTACTACTCCCTCGACCTCATCACCGGTCGGCGCATTCGCGTCAAGACCTCGGCGGGCTTCCTCCCTTTGTTCGCGGGCATCCCCGGTGAGGGCCGGGCGCGCCGCTTGGCGGAGCATTTCCGGGAATGGGTGCGCCACGTGCGTTACGCCCTGCCTAGCGTGCACCCCCTCGAGCCGAGTTTTGAAGGCACGCGGTACTGGCGCGGCCCGGTTTGGGTGAACGTGAACTGGATGCTCGCCGAGGCCTTCTGGGACTACGGGTACGACGACCTCGCGGAACGCCTGCGAAACGACACGCTCGAGCTGATTCGCCGCTTTGGCTTCCGCGAGTACTACCACCCCAAAACCGGGGAGGGCCGCGGCGGTAAGGACTTTTCCTGGACGGCCGCGCTGGCTTTGGTGTGGCGCCTGCTGACTCGGGACGAGGACGCTCCTGCAGCGTGA
- the uppS gene encoding polyprenyl diphosphate synthase, translated as MSVPRHVAIIMDGNGRWAQARGLPRFRGHLAGREAIRAAVRAAVKHQVEWLTLYAFSTENWRRPQEEVDALFELFETVLWEETPNLVREGVRIHIIGEREGLPPTLLEAIRYAEEASREGTRLHLVGALNYGGRQEILSAVRRMVAEGLEPTEENLRRALYLPEMPDPDLIIRTSGELRLSNFLLWQSAYSEIWVTDTLWPDFSEEHFGQAVQAYQERERRFGGVPQR; from the coding sequence ATGAGCGTTCCCCGCCACGTGGCCATCATCATGGACGGGAACGGCCGCTGGGCCCAAGCCCGCGGCCTCCCCCGTTTTCGCGGGCACCTTGCTGGCCGTGAAGCCATCCGGGCCGCGGTGCGGGCTGCGGTAAAGCACCAGGTGGAGTGGCTCACGCTGTACGCGTTCTCCACGGAGAACTGGCGGCGCCCCCAAGAGGAGGTCGACGCGCTCTTCGAGCTGTTCGAGACCGTCCTCTGGGAGGAAACCCCCAACCTCGTCAGGGAAGGCGTGCGCATCCACATCATCGGGGAGCGCGAAGGCCTCCCCCCCACCCTCCTCGAAGCGATCCGCTACGCGGAGGAAGCCTCGCGCGAAGGCACGCGCCTCCATCTGGTCGGCGCGCTCAACTACGGCGGCCGACAGGAGATCCTTAGTGCCGTACGCCGAATGGTGGCGGAGGGGCTCGAGCCCACCGAGGAGAATCTACGCCGCGCGCTTTACCTCCCGGAGATGCCGGACCCGGATCTGATTATCCGCACGAGCGGGGAGCTTCGGCTGTCCAACTTCCTCTTGTGGCAGAGCGCGTACAGCGAGATCTGGGTCACGGACACCCTCTGGCCGGATTTTAGCGAGGAACACTTTGGCCAAGCCGTTCAAGCCTACCAAGAGCGGGAACGACGGTTCGGTGGAGTCCCTCAGCGCTAG
- a CDS encoding M50 family metallopeptidase has protein sequence MSLVLFLLILGVSIFVHELGHYLAARLQGVGVPAFSIGFGPPLVRFKRGGTEWRLSLIPLGGYAEIEGMVPDPDGRLRGYARLGFLGKAFILLAGVVMNLLLAWTLMAVLFSGQGIPRAIPTEAHIVEVLPESLAERAGLRPGDVIVAIDGQPLEAYTDLAKVKERPGPHALTVLRDGAPLEIQLVWTPEAEQIGVRYRPGVAYVQLPFPSAFAQAVQFSVGFFPEMVQSFIRGILGAFTGTATGEVVGPVGIVAMTGEAAQEGWFALIRLMAVINLSLAVFNLLPIPSLDGGRLFMLVLNGLTRGRIGPEHEAAVNFIGFMFLIFLIVMITLQDVQRFFGG, from the coding sequence ATGAGCCTGGTGCTCTTTCTGCTGATTCTCGGCGTTAGCATCTTCGTGCACGAGCTGGGGCATTACTTGGCAGCTCGGCTGCAGGGCGTAGGGGTTCCCGCGTTCTCCATTGGGTTTGGGCCGCCTTTGGTGCGCTTTAAGCGCGGCGGGACCGAGTGGCGGCTCAGCCTGATCCCCCTCGGGGGGTACGCGGAGATCGAGGGCATGGTCCCCGATCCCGACGGGCGCCTTCGGGGGTATGCCCGGTTGGGGTTCTTGGGGAAGGCGTTCATCCTGCTCGCAGGCGTCGTGATGAACCTGCTCCTGGCGTGGACGCTGATGGCCGTGCTCTTCAGCGGCCAGGGCATACCGCGAGCGATCCCTACAGAAGCGCACATCGTTGAGGTTCTCCCCGAGAGCCTAGCGGAACGCGCGGGCCTGAGGCCAGGCGATGTCATCGTCGCGATCGACGGGCAGCCGCTCGAGGCATACACGGACTTGGCGAAGGTCAAGGAACGGCCAGGGCCGCACGCGCTTACCGTCCTGCGGGACGGGGCGCCGCTCGAGATTCAGCTCGTCTGGACGCCCGAGGCCGAGCAGATCGGTGTGCGGTATCGTCCGGGCGTGGCGTACGTGCAGCTGCCTTTCCCCAGCGCGTTCGCGCAGGCGGTGCAGTTCTCGGTAGGGTTCTTCCCGGAGATGGTGCAGAGCTTCATCCGGGGCATCCTCGGGGCGTTCACGGGCACGGCCACCGGGGAGGTGGTCGGGCCGGTGGGGATCGTCGCGATGACGGGAGAGGCCGCGCAGGAAGGATGGTTTGCCCTCATCCGCTTGATGGCCGTGATCAACCTGTCCCTCGCGGTGTTTAACCTGCTGCCCATCCCTAGCCTGGACGGGGGGCGGTTGTTCATGCTCGTCCTGAACGGGCTGACGAGAGGGCGTATCGGACCGGAGCACGAAGCGGCGGTTAATTTTATCGGGTTTATGTTTTTGATCTTCCTTATCGTTATGATTACGTTGCAGGACGTCCAGCGTTTCTTCGGAGGGTGA
- the dxr gene encoding 1-deoxy-D-xylulose-5-phosphate reductoisomerase: MKRVVILGSTGSIGTQALEVCRWRGYRVVGLAAGRNLDRLAAQIQEFNPQIVSAHPELLPELRARFPRVTFTDQAEEVAAHPADVVVSAIPGLAGLAPTRAAARQGVRLALANKESMVAAGPLLWAEVEAAGGEILPVDSEHSALFQSLVGERLEDVHELILTASGGPFREGPEDLSRVTPEMALAHPRWNMGPKVTIDSATLMNKGLEVLEAVQLFRVPLERVRVLIHPQAYVHSLVRFVDGQLKAQLGPTDMRLPIQYALTYPERAPNPLAALPLEARLEFYPPDTTRFPALELAYAAGRMGGLAPTVLNAADEVAVEAFLAGRIPFTRIPEIISRVLEDTPREPVTWESVYRADRWARERAKECI, encoded by the coding sequence ATGAAACGCGTCGTCATCCTGGGCTCGACCGGATCCATCGGCACCCAAGCCCTCGAGGTCTGCCGCTGGCGCGGGTACCGCGTCGTGGGCCTCGCCGCGGGCCGGAACCTCGATCGTCTCGCCGCGCAAATCCAGGAGTTCAACCCTCAGATCGTCTCCGCGCACCCCGAACTCCTCCCCGAGCTGCGTGCACGCTTCCCACGCGTCACCTTCACGGACCAGGCCGAGGAGGTCGCGGCGCATCCCGCGGACGTGGTCGTCTCCGCGATCCCGGGGCTCGCCGGGCTCGCTCCCACCCGCGCGGCCGCCCGCCAAGGCGTCCGGCTGGCCCTTGCGAACAAGGAAAGCATGGTCGCCGCAGGGCCCTTGCTCTGGGCGGAAGTCGAAGCGGCCGGCGGGGAGATCCTCCCCGTGGATTCCGAGCACTCCGCCCTCTTCCAGTCCCTCGTAGGGGAACGGCTCGAGGACGTACACGAGCTCATCCTCACCGCCTCCGGCGGCCCGTTCCGCGAAGGGCCGGAGGACCTGAGCCGAGTCACGCCCGAGATGGCCTTGGCCCACCCCCGCTGGAACATGGGCCCGAAGGTCACGATCGACTCCGCGACCCTCATGAACAAGGGGCTGGAGGTGCTCGAGGCCGTCCAGCTCTTCCGCGTGCCGCTCGAGCGCGTTCGGGTCCTGATCCACCCCCAAGCGTACGTGCACTCCCTGGTGCGCTTCGTGGACGGGCAGCTCAAGGCGCAGCTCGGCCCGACGGACATGCGGCTCCCCATCCAGTACGCCCTCACCTACCCCGAGCGCGCCCCCAACCCGCTCGCGGCGCTCCCCCTGGAGGCACGGCTCGAGTTCTACCCTCCGGACACCACCCGGTTCCCGGCGCTCGAGCTCGCGTACGCGGCTGGGCGGATGGGGGGGCTGGCCCCCACGGTCCTGAACGCCGCGGATGAGGTGGCGGTCGAGGCGTTCCTCGCGGGGCGGATTCCCTTCACGCGCATTCCCGAGATTATAAGCCGCGTCCTGGAGGATACCCCCCGCGAGCCAGTAACCTGGGAGAGTGTGTACCGGGCGGATCGTTGGGCCCGGGAACGCGCAAAGGAGTGCATATGA
- a CDS encoding glycosyltransferase family 2 protein, which translates to MSQATVLIPAYNEEATVAHVVQRAREAGYPVVVADDGSTDRTAAQAEAAGAEVVRLPQNRGKGGALAAGLQAVRTPYVILLDADLVGLKPEHLSALLNPVLQNEAEMTVGVFQGGRLRTDLAQRLTPYLSGQRALPTARLASVQGLEHARYDVELLLTRTAEREGWRVRYVPLPGMSQVMKEEKRGFWAGFAHRLRMYYEILRYWASGAGR; encoded by the coding sequence GTGAGCCAGGCGACCGTCCTCATCCCCGCGTACAACGAGGAAGCCACCGTAGCGCACGTCGTTCAGCGCGCGCGGGAGGCCGGATACCCCGTGGTCGTCGCGGATGATGGCTCCACCGACCGGACAGCCGCGCAAGCCGAAGCCGCCGGCGCGGAGGTGGTCCGGCTCCCCCAAAACCGCGGGAAGGGCGGGGCGCTCGCCGCAGGGCTCCAAGCGGTCCGGACCCCGTACGTAATCCTGCTGGACGCGGATCTGGTGGGCTTAAAGCCCGAGCACCTCTCCGCCCTTCTTAACCCGGTCCTGCAAAACGAGGCCGAGATGACCGTGGGGGTGTTTCAGGGGGGGCGGCTCCGCACGGACCTCGCCCAGCGCCTCACGCCCTACCTTTCAGGGCAACGGGCTCTGCCCACCGCCCGCCTTGCCTCGGTGCAGGGCCTAGAGCATGCCCGGTACGACGTCGAGCTCCTCCTCACGCGTACGGCGGAGCGGGAGGGGTGGCGGGTACGGTACGTGCCGCTCCCGGGCATGAGCCAGGTGATGAAGGAGGAAAAACGCGGGTTTTGGGCCGGGTTCGCCCACCGACTCCGCATGTACTACGAGATCCTGCGCTACTGGGCTAGCGGCGCAGGTCGATGA